In Clostridiisalibacter paucivorans DSM 22131, the following are encoded in one genomic region:
- a CDS encoding phosphatase PAP2 family protein, with protein sequence MKDIKGFLYDIDKKLFDFFNNFIKCRFLDIIMPLVTKLGSASISICIPLIMVIFGDENIKKLGIECLTAITSSHLLVQILKRMISRERPYNIFKNINTFGMTLKDSSWPSGHTTASFSLATTISMNLPYIGVMVIGLALIVGISRIYLAVHYPSDVLSGLLIGSVFSMFLHGYYFF encoded by the coding sequence ATGAAAGATATAAAAGGATTTTTATATGATATAGATAAAAAACTTTTTGATTTTTTTAATAATTTTATAAAATGCAGGTTTTTAGATATAATAATGCCTTTAGTTACTAAATTAGGCAGTGCAAGTATTTCTATTTGTATTCCACTTATAATGGTGATCTTTGGAGATGAAAATATAAAGAAGTTAGGCATAGAATGTTTAACTGCAATAACAAGTAGTCATTTACTGGTGCAGATTCTTAAAAGGATGATCTCTAGAGAAAGACCCTATAATATATTTAAAAATATAAATACCTTTGGGATGACATTAAAGGACTCTTCATGGCCTTCAGGACATACTACTGCTAGTTTTTCTTTGGCCACTACAATATCTATGAATTTACCTTATATAGGGGTGATGGTAATAGGACTAGCTCTTATTGTTGGTATTTCTAGAATATATCTTGCAGTACACTATCCATCGGATGTTTTATCAGGATTATTAATTGGATCTGTGTTTTCCATGTTTTTACATGGATATTATTTCTTTTAA
- a CDS encoding tetratricopeptide repeat protein, with protein sequence MDKNNKRRNYMVLANIFLEKGDILKGIRALDKSLEFVESRDDKIKLLFNIALLKDQEGLKEEALSTYDKIIGLDKSQGGAYYGKAIIYDDLGDKEKALSFYKKTIDVDCSYDRAYFYMANVYDEIGKKDKAIMYYKKTIELVPDDYMALNNLGAIYEEIKEYEKAQMMIENSIRSNPNYYKSLFNMGVIKKKQGLIKEALYYYDKSMIVKDDYPYTYLNKSVIYIEKKDYNRAIDILTEGIRHCPNTGFLYYNRACCYAKLHNKFKARDDLNKSIKLYPEFNEIYKTDNDLKDLI encoded by the coding sequence TTGGATAAAAATAATAAACGAAGAAATTACATGGTCTTAGCTAATATTTTTTTGGAAAAGGGAGATATTCTAAAGGGTATAAGGGCTCTGGACAAATCTTTGGAATTTGTAGAATCTAGAGATGATAAGATTAAACTGTTATTTAATATAGCATTATTAAAAGATCAAGAAGGCTTGAAGGAAGAAGCACTTTCTACATATGATAAAATAATTGGCTTAGATAAAAGTCAAGGTGGGGCATATTATGGCAAGGCCATAATATATGATGATTTAGGTGACAAAGAGAAGGCATTATCTTTTTATAAAAAGACTATAGATGTAGACTGTTCATATGATAGGGCATATTTTTATATGGCCAATGTATATGATGAAATAGGAAAAAAGGATAAAGCTATTATGTATTATAAAAAAACTATAGAGTTAGTTCCAGATGATTACATGGCGTTAAATAATTTAGGGGCTATATATGAGGAAATAAAAGAATATGAAAAGGCTCAAATGATGATAGAGAATAGTATTAGGTCAAATCCTAATTATTATAAATCTCTTTTTAATATGGGCGTTATAAAAAAGAAGCAGGGCTTGATTAAAGAGGCTTTATACTACTATGATAAATCTATGATAGTAAAGGATGATTATCCCTATACTTATCTCAATAAGTCTGTAATCTATATTGAGAAGAAAGATTATAATAGGGCTATAGATATATTGACTGAAGGAATTAGACATTGTCCCAATACAGGATTCCTTTATTATAATCGAGCATGTTGCTATGCTAAACTCCACAATAAATTTAAAGCCAGAGATGATCTAAATAAATCAATAAAATTATATCCAGAATTTAATGAAATATATAAGACAGATAATGATTTGAAAGATTTAATATAG
- a CDS encoding chloride channel protein produces the protein MEEHYVLFASIIKWLILSVFVGFVVGGITALFIKLVNISTSFFYGFKYYYLFIPLGLFLSSLIIFKSSPEAKGHGTEKAISAINNDSGKTGIIVVPIKALTTIITLIFGGSVGLEGPSTQIGAGMASKISDIFKLKDVDRKRLAICGVASGFVGVFGSPVGAAVFASEVLYIGAFNYISLFSSLISAFVSFFVGRFLGTKPLITYFVDMKDFSNSVIIIRMILFGLAIGLISIMFIKFINFVEKMFKRINIYPPFKGLIGGFLIIVLIFITGNTDYLGIGGDIINKSVIGGNVRSTDFIWKSIATALTLGSGGSGGILTPMLYVGSTFGRVWASIVSGSPTFYAAVGMVTFMVTCSNTPLAGIIMCMELFGSEVGVYASIVCVIAYVIVGHKSIYPTQILVNSKTPSLFMDINCEVSQIENKVKINNPILEKPFDKNKKKSEETKG, from the coding sequence TTGGAAGAGCATTATGTATTATTTGCCAGTATAATAAAATGGTTAATTCTATCTGTATTTGTAGGATTTGTAGTTGGTGGAATTACAGCATTATTTATTAAGTTAGTAAACATAAGTACTAGTTTTTTTTATGGGTTTAAATATTATTATCTATTCATACCTTTGGGATTATTTTTAAGTAGTCTTATAATTTTCAAATCATCACCAGAGGCGAAGGGACATGGTACAGAAAAGGCCATAAGTGCTATAAACAATGATAGTGGAAAGACAGGTATAATAGTAGTCCCAATAAAAGCATTGACCACGATTATAACATTAATTTTTGGTGGTTCTGTTGGATTGGAGGGTCCATCTACTCAAATTGGTGCAGGTATGGCTTCAAAAATATCTGATATATTTAAATTGAAAGACGTAGATAGGAAGAGGTTGGCAATATGTGGAGTAGCTTCAGGGTTTGTGGGAGTATTTGGTTCTCCAGTGGGAGCAGCGGTATTTGCTTCAGAGGTATTATACATAGGTGCATTTAATTACATATCATTATTTTCATCTTTAATATCAGCATTTGTAAGTTTTTTTGTTGGTAGATTTTTAGGGACAAAACCTTTAATTACTTATTTTGTGGACATGAAGGATTTTAGTAATAGTGTAATTATTATTAGAATGATATTGTTTGGATTAGCAATTGGCTTAATATCTATTATGTTTATAAAGTTTATAAATTTCGTAGAGAAGATGTTCAAAAGAATCAATATATATCCTCCATTTAAAGGGTTAATAGGCGGTTTTTTAATTATAGTCCTTATATTTATAACAGGAAATACAGACTATTTAGGAATAGGAGGAGATATAATAAATAAGTCTGTTATAGGAGGAAATGTACGGTCCACAGATTTCATATGGAAATCTATAGCTACGGCTCTTACCTTAGGTTCTGGTGGAAGTGGAGGTATTTTAACTCCTATGCTCTATGTGGGTTCAACCTTTGGAAGAGTATGGGCATCTATAGTTAGTGGAAGTCCTACTTTTTATGCAGCAGTAGGAATGGTTACTTTTATGGTTACTTGTTCAAACACACCTTTAGCAGGAATAATCATGTGTATGGAGCTTTTTGGTTCAGAAGTAGGAGTATATGCTTCTATAGTATGCGTAATAGCTTATGTAATTGTTGGTCACAAAAGTATTTATCCAACACAGATATTAGTTAATAGTAAGACACCTTCACTGTTTATGGATATTAATTGTGAAGTTTCCCAGATAGAAAACAAAGTCAAAATTAACAATCCAATCCTTGAGAAACCTTTTGATAAAAATAAGAAAAAATCTGAGGAAACAAAGGGTTGA
- a CDS encoding lytic transglycosylase domain-containing protein, whose translation MKKRVSLYIVLTIILFSSTVFGVMLNENKEASLNMEVLQGQKVIDNTSIIEESTRQLKIDYIKGLTKLNNVQSEFLLKQCDEKELDVFLVLGLMKVESNFNTKLVGSLGERGLGQLMDGTARTLARNLNKKYDPSYLFKPEYNIELFTTHLKYLKGYYNGNVHKILTAYNRGQYGLKKYMASRSSTRNPESSIYSNRVIEYKIKFKRAFENFIDSQK comes from the coding sequence ATGAAAAAAAGAGTATCATTATATATAGTGTTGACTATAATACTGTTTAGCAGCACTGTATTTGGGGTTATGCTAAATGAAAATAAAGAGGCATCTCTAAATATGGAAGTTTTACAAGGTCAAAAGGTTATAGACAATACTAGTATAATAGAAGAGAGCACAAGACAACTTAAAATAGACTATATAAAGGGATTGACCAAATTAAATAATGTGCAGTCAGAATTTTTATTAAAACAGTGTGATGAAAAGGAATTAGATGTGTTTTTAGTATTGGGGCTTATGAAAGTTGAGAGTAACTTTAATACTAAATTGGTAGGAAGCTTAGGAGAGAGGGGACTAGGACAATTAATGGATGGAACAGCTAGAACATTGGCTAGAAATCTTAACAAAAAATATGACCCTAGTTATTTATTTAAACCCGAATATAATATAGAATTATTTACAACACATTTAAAATATTTAAAGGGTTATTATAATGGCAATGTTCACAAGATTCTTACAGCTTATAATAGGGGACAATACGGGCTAAAAAAATATATGGCATCTAGAAGTAGTACAAGAAACCCTGAAAGTAGCATATATTCTAATAGAGTAATAGAATATAAAATAAAATTTAAAAGAGCATTTGAAAATTTCATAGATAGCCAGAAATAA
- a CDS encoding methyl-accepting chemotaxis protein — protein MDNRNNIKAYKKEVKGKVVIKLTIIITLVAIIPLFLLGISSYMKIGDVLEDKLEVTTGQMMDEVNEYLSMFLNGIEQKTSLVADNSSFINLKDGDVEGANIALELLSEVQKNDDMILNSFFGQVSGTMDIYPQQKLSEDYDPRTREWYQEAIKNPGKVIWTSPYRDAATGKITMTAAKVVKNQEDIIGVVGIDVMLNNFSESVSNKLVGHEGYVIISTDDGIYISHPDGELIGKEAMSEKMYWNDVKSTNKGFNSYEHNNDNMFIIHRTNDRVGWKLIGVLHESELIKDTGIIKKFVISILIGTSILAFLISIMIARGISKPLNIITEGMKKVANGDFTTNIDLNTNNEFEIAGNNFNRMVHSVSLLVNEVKNASKTVMDSSSLLADITDQTTTATNEVATTIEEIAKGSNEQAKDTEQGVIKVNELASNIDKVNKSTDEMTNMSTDTYELSHSGLDIVKVLTERTDKNMNSVTQINDIVFEMNESSQNIGKIIDAISDIAEQTNLLALNAAIEAARAGESGRGFAVVAEEIRKLAEESANSANEIKDIIEGIQQQSDHAVVSMKETKRYVQEQGEAVKDTENVFNKISDTIFKLVDKVTEVREYTKDIDNRKNDIVQVIDNISAASEETSASTEEVSASAEEQLAAIEEVDSYAKDLKELSKKLQKSVEKFKIDLNKID, from the coding sequence TTGGACAACAGAAATAATATTAAAGCCTATAAAAAAGAGGTAAAAGGAAAGGTTGTAATTAAACTCACTATTATTATTACTTTAGTAGCTATTATCCCCCTTTTTCTATTGGGAATATCTTCATATATGAAGATAGGAGATGTTTTAGAAGACAAATTAGAGGTTACAACAGGTCAGATGATGGACGAGGTAAATGAGTATTTAAGTATGTTTTTAAATGGAATAGAGCAAAAGACATCATTGGTGGCTGATAACTCATCCTTTATTAATTTGAAAGATGGAGATGTAGAGGGGGCTAATATAGCTTTAGAGTTATTGAGTGAAGTACAAAAGAATGATGATATGATACTTAATTCATTTTTTGGACAAGTAAGTGGAACAATGGATATTTATCCTCAGCAGAAGTTATCAGAGGACTATGATCCAAGAACTAGAGAATGGTATCAGGAAGCCATAAAAAATCCTGGGAAAGTAATCTGGACATCACCATATAGAGATGCAGCAACAGGTAAGATTACTATGACGGCAGCTAAAGTAGTTAAGAATCAGGAGGATATAATAGGTGTAGTAGGTATAGATGTAATGCTCAATAATTTTTCAGAAAGTGTTTCTAACAAATTAGTGGGGCATGAAGGGTATGTAATTATATCTACAGATGATGGCATATACATATCACATCCTGATGGAGAGTTAATAGGAAAAGAAGCTATGTCCGAGAAGATGTATTGGAATGATGTAAAAAGTACTAATAAAGGGTTCAATAGTTATGAACATAATAACGACAATATGTTTATAATCCACAGGACAAATGATAGGGTTGGATGGAAATTAATAGGGGTATTACATGAAAGTGAACTGATAAAAGATACTGGAATTATTAAAAAGTTTGTTATATCTATATTAATAGGTACATCTATTTTAGCATTCCTTATATCTATAATGATAGCCAGAGGTATATCTAAGCCTTTAAATATAATAACTGAGGGAATGAAAAAGGTAGCAAATGGAGATTTTACTACTAATATAGATTTAAATACTAATAATGAATTTGAAATAGCAGGGAATAATTTCAACAGGATGGTACATAGTGTTAGCTTGTTAGTAAATGAAGTAAAGAATGCCTCTAAGACTGTTATGGATTCTTCCTCGTTATTGGCTGATATAACGGACCAGACAACTACTGCTACCAATGAAGTAGCTACCACTATAGAGGAGATAGCAAAGGGATCCAATGAACAAGCCAAAGATACAGAACAAGGGGTTATAAAGGTAAATGAATTGGCATCAAATATAGATAAGGTGAATAAATCAACCGATGAGATGACCAATATGTCCACTGATACATATGAATTATCTCATTCAGGATTAGATATTGTAAAAGTTCTTACGGAAAGAACAGATAAAAATATGAATTCTGTGACACAAATAAATGATATTGTATTTGAGATGAATGAAAGTTCTCAAAATATAGGAAAGATTATAGATGCCATAAGTGATATAGCAGAGCAAACTAATCTCTTGGCATTAAACGCAGCTATAGAAGCTGCAAGAGCAGGAGAGTCAGGGAGAGGATTTGCAGTAGTAGCTGAAGAAATCAGGAAGTTGGCAGAGGAATCGGCTAATTCTGCTAATGAAATAAAAGATATAATTGAAGGAATACAGCAACAATCTGATCATGCAGTTGTATCTATGAAAGAGACTAAGAGATATGTACAAGAACAGGGTGAGGCTGTTAAAGATACAGAAAATGTATTTAATAAAATTTCAGACACTATATTTAAATTAGTTGATAAAGTAACGGAAGTTAGAGAATATACAAAAGATATTGATAATAGGAAGAATGATATAGTACAAGTTATAGATAATATATCGGCTGCTTCTGAGGAAACATCGGCTTCTACAGAAGAAGTTTCAGCTTCAGCAGAGGAACAATTAGCTGCTATTGAAGAAGTGGATTCCTATGCAAAGGACTTGAAAGAATTATCAAAGAAATTACAGAAATCTGTAGAGAAATTTAAAATTGATTTGAATAAAATAGACTAA
- the argS gene encoding arginine--tRNA ligase has product MIDFREKLSEEVSNNVKDLTSEEIKELVEIPPNYDMGDYAMPCFRLAKKFRKSPQIIAEEIVNALKGNQYFERIENVGPYVNFFVNKEVLAEDVLKEVFDKKESYGATDVGKSRNVIVEFSSPNIAKPFHIGHIRTTVIGHALYRIYKFLGFNAIAINHLGDYGTQFGKLIVAYKQWGDRDVIESNPIPELLKLYIRFHQEAEKTPQLDDEARMWFKKLENKDSEATELWQWIRDVSLKEFNRVYDMLNIKFDSFAGESFYSDKMPVVVEKMEQKGLLTESQGAKIVDLESYDMPPALIKKKDGSTLYITRDIAAAIYRKEEYDFYKNIYVVGSQQILHFKQWIKIIELMGHDWAKDCIHVPFGMVSLEEGTMSTRAGRVVFLEDVLNKAVEKTKEIIENKNPKLENKEQVAKEVGIGAVLFQELSNNRIKDYTFSWDKTLAFEGETGPYVQYTHTRASSILRRADVKIDKDVDYSILINDEAVNVIRLLQGFNQVIIDAMEKNEPSFITRHITEIAKAYNRFYHSCPILSEDDDIKKARLLLTYAAKTVIKTGLNLLGIDAPEKM; this is encoded by the coding sequence TTGATAGATTTTAGAGAAAAATTATCAGAAGAAGTAAGTAATAATGTAAAAGATCTAACATCAGAAGAGATAAAAGAGTTGGTGGAAATTCCACCTAATTATGATATGGGAGATTATGCTATGCCATGTTTTAGATTGGCAAAAAAATTTAGAAAGTCTCCTCAAATAATTGCCGAGGAAATAGTGAATGCACTAAAAGGCAATCAATATTTCGAAAGGATAGAGAACGTTGGACCATATGTAAATTTTTTTGTAAATAAAGAAGTGTTAGCAGAAGATGTGTTAAAAGAGGTGTTTGATAAAAAAGAGTCTTATGGAGCTACAGATGTAGGAAAATCTAGAAATGTAATAGTTGAATTTTCATCTCCTAATATTGCAAAGCCTTTTCATATAGGTCATATTAGAACCACAGTTATAGGTCATGCATTATATAGAATATATAAGTTTTTAGGGTTTAATGCCATAGCTATAAATCACTTGGGAGATTATGGGACACAATTTGGAAAATTAATAGTAGCATATAAGCAGTGGGGAGATAGAGATGTTATAGAATCAAATCCTATACCTGAATTGCTTAAATTGTATATAAGGTTTCATCAAGAGGCAGAAAAGACACCTCAATTAGATGATGAAGCTAGAATGTGGTTTAAAAAATTGGAAAACAAGGATTCAGAGGCTACTGAATTATGGCAGTGGATTAGGGATGTAAGTCTAAAAGAGTTCAATAGGGTCTATGATATGTTAAATATCAAATTTGATTCTTTTGCAGGAGAAAGTTTTTATTCTGATAAAATGCCAGTTGTAGTTGAAAAAATGGAACAAAAAGGTCTTTTGACTGAATCACAAGGTGCCAAAATAGTTGATTTAGAGTCTTATGATATGCCTCCTGCATTAATAAAGAAAAAAGATGGTTCTACTCTATATATTACAAGGGATATAGCTGCTGCAATATATAGAAAAGAAGAGTATGATTTTTATAAAAATATATATGTAGTAGGTTCACAACAGATATTACATTTTAAACAATGGATCAAAATCATTGAACTTATGGGTCATGACTGGGCAAAAGATTGTATCCATGTGCCCTTTGGCATGGTGAGTCTAGAAGAAGGTACCATGTCAACTAGAGCTGGTCGTGTTGTGTTTTTGGAAGATGTATTAAACAAGGCAGTGGAAAAGACTAAAGAGATAATTGAAAACAAGAATCCTAAATTGGAAAATAAGGAACAAGTAGCTAAAGAAGTTGGTATAGGAGCAGTTTTATTCCAAGAGTTGTCTAATAACAGAATAAAAGATTATACATTTTCATGGGATAAGACACTGGCTTTTGAGGGTGAAACAGGACCTTATGTGCAATATACCCATACTAGGGCCAGCAGTATATTGAGGAGAGCCGATGTTAAAATAGATAAAGATGTAGATTATTCTATTCTTATTAATGATGAAGCAGTAAATGTTATAAGACTATTACAAGGATTTAATCAAGTGATAATAGATGCTATGGAAAAAAATGAACCATCATTTATAACTAGACATATAACAGAAATAGCAAAGGCATATAATAGATTTTACCATTCATGTCCTATATTGTCTGAGGATGATGATATAAAGAAAGCAAGACTTTTATTGACATATGCTGCCAAGACTGTTATAAAAACAGGATTAAATCTTTTAGGAATAGATGCACCAGAAAAAATGTAA
- a CDS encoding ABC transporter permease: protein MSKDRSSSKEHNEYIKKIKTRNRAIIIVQISILFIITLVWELLGRYGVIDTFLTSYPSEIYALFMKLVKDGSLFHHIGISVFENIIGFLLGTLLGILVAMLLWWSKFLSKVLDPYLVILNSLPKTALAPIIILWIGAGYAGIIATAISVSIVITIMNVYNAFIAVDEEKIKMLKSFGASKIDIFKKVVLPSSIPTMIGTLKVNIGLSWVGVIVGEFLVSKAGIGYLIVYGGQVFKLDLVMMSVIVLAIIASLMYKCVSIIEKKYTRWKY from the coding sequence ATGTCTAAAGATAGATCTTCTTCTAAGGAGCATAATGAATATATCAAAAAAATCAAAACTAGAAATAGAGCAATTATAATTGTTCAAATCTCAATTTTATTTATAATTACATTAGTTTGGGAATTATTGGGGCGATATGGTGTTATTGATACCTTTTTAACCAGTTATCCCAGTGAAATATATGCACTTTTTATGAAATTAGTTAAAGATGGCTCTTTATTTCACCATATAGGCATTTCCGTTTTCGAAAATATAATTGGTTTTCTATTAGGTACTCTATTGGGAATACTTGTAGCCATGTTATTATGGTGGTCTAAATTTCTTTCAAAGGTGCTTGATCCATATCTTGTTATACTTAATAGTCTACCTAAGACAGCATTGGCTCCTATAATAATTTTATGGATTGGAGCAGGATATGCTGGCATTATAGCTACTGCTATCTCTGTATCTATAGTTATAACTATCATGAATGTATATAATGCCTTTATAGCAGTTGATGAAGAAAAAATAAAGATGTTAAAATCCTTTGGAGCATCAAAGATAGATATTTTCAAAAAAGTAGTTCTGCCTTCTAGTATCCCCACAATGATAGGCACATTAAAGGTAAATATCGGACTTTCTTGGGTAGGGGTAATAGTTGGTGAATTTTTAGTATCAAAGGCTGGTATTGGATACCTTATAGTCTATGGCGGTCAAGTTTTTAAATTAGACTTAGTAATGATGAGCGTCATAGTATTGGCCATAATAGCATCGTTAATGTACAAATGTGTATCCATAATAGAAAAAAAATATACTAGATGGAAATATTAA
- a CDS encoding recombinase family protein, protein MSTIAIYSRKSKFTDKGQSIENQIKMCKDYVYKHFDCTDTNMIVYEDEGFSGVHIDRPKFKQMMKDAKNNKFSVLICYRLDRISRNVSNFSETLEVLQKYNISFVSVREQFDTSKPMGRAMMYISSVFAQLERETIAERIRDNMYQLAKTGRWLGGKTPMGFKSEEIQYLDSELNQRKMYKLSPLPKELHIVERLFQKYIALNSLTQLTSWTIKNNIKTKTGKYFDNSTLKIILSNPVYCIADNHIYRYFAKAGCNIEGNTNKFDGIHGLMVFNKNDIKKNKVIKKDISEWIIAVGKHKGILNSSDWIKVQNTLKSNSTKKPRQGTGKYGLLSGLIKCQHCNSIMRVSISNKPYGFYYYYKCLTKEKSRNCDCNIKNINGKIADKLVIKKLKKLSMDKNMLIKQLNRKKIEIYKLDYKYLSKKNQLTKQLQNCEEAINNLTIQLAENRKSVASKYIIYHIKELNTKVKNTKKQLHNIEKKVKSPLIQQQNIDILKDLFKYFAATVDQLELYEQKSIIKKTIHNITWDGNDLKVKIYS, encoded by the coding sequence GTGTCCACTATTGCTATATATTCTCGCAAATCTAAATTTACTGATAAAGGTCAATCAATAGAGAATCAAATTAAAATGTGTAAGGACTATGTATATAAACATTTTGATTGTACAGATACTAATATGATCGTATATGAGGATGAAGGATTCTCTGGTGTCCACATTGATAGACCTAAATTTAAACAAATGATGAAAGATGCTAAAAACAACAAATTTAGTGTTTTAATTTGTTATAGATTAGATAGAATTAGCCGCAATGTATCGAATTTCTCAGAGACACTTGAAGTCCTTCAAAAATATAATATATCCTTTGTCTCTGTTAGAGAACAATTTGATACATCTAAACCAATGGGAAGAGCTATGATGTACATATCTAGTGTCTTTGCACAATTGGAAAGAGAAACTATAGCAGAAAGAATTAGAGACAATATGTATCAATTAGCTAAGACTGGTAGGTGGCTTGGAGGTAAGACTCCTATGGGATTTAAATCTGAGGAGATACAATATCTAGATTCTGAACTTAACCAAAGAAAAATGTATAAGCTCTCCCCTCTTCCTAAAGAACTCCATATTGTTGAACGATTATTCCAAAAATACATAGCATTAAATTCACTTACTCAATTAACTTCCTGGACCATAAAAAATAACATAAAAACTAAAACAGGAAAATATTTTGACAATAGCACATTAAAAATAATATTGTCCAATCCCGTTTACTGTATAGCAGATAACCATATATATAGATACTTCGCAAAAGCAGGATGTAATATTGAAGGCAATACAAATAAATTTGATGGGATCCATGGTCTCATGGTATTTAATAAAAATGATATCAAAAAAAATAAAGTAATAAAAAAAGATATATCAGAATGGATAATTGCTGTTGGAAAGCATAAGGGTATATTAAACTCCTCTGATTGGATTAAAGTACAAAATACACTGAAGTCAAATAGCACTAAAAAACCTAGGCAAGGTACTGGAAAATATGGACTATTGTCAGGATTAATCAAATGTCAACACTGTAATTCCATTATGAGGGTATCAATAAGTAATAAACCCTATGGCTTTTATTACTATTATAAATGTCTTACAAAAGAAAAATCCAGGAATTGTGATTGTAATATTAAAAACATCAATGGTAAAATAGCTGATAAATTAGTTATAAAAAAACTAAAGAAATTATCTATGGATAAAAATATGTTAATAAAACAATTGAATCGAAAAAAGATAGAAATCTATAAGCTTGATTATAAATATCTATCTAAAAAAAATCAATTAACAAAACAGCTACAAAATTGTGAAGAAGCTATAAATAACTTGACTATACAATTAGCTGAAAACAGAAAATCTGTAGCATCAAAATATATAATATACCATATAAAAGAGCTAAATACAAAAGTAAAAAATACAAAAAAACAATTACACAATATTGAAAAAAAAGTTAAAAGTCCTTTAATTCAACAACAAAATATTGATATACTTAAAGATTTGTTTAAATATTTTGCTGCTACTGTAGATCAGTTAGAATTATATGAACAGAAATCTATAATAAAAAAAACAATCCATAACATCACATGGGATGGAAATGATTTAAAAGTTAAAATATATAGTTAA
- a CDS encoding lysylphosphatidylglycerol synthase transmembrane domain-containing protein: MKKNLMNFLFVFMVLLISIYILFSSKDITQLKDILDKSNKVYILLSLLSMIIFWILDGQILFNVIKMMGIEFRYIYAIKTIFVGQYFMSITPFSSGGPPALIYSLKKHGVKVWDGSIIILVKYIINEIALGIFIVIGYMYNKNILDSELKYIKPFILFGIVVSIIIGFFILINFLNTEFTERLIKYLLSFMKKIGLSKKKKMISKIEHTVEEYKISVEKIKNTRKIVIKIVILNILKLLIYYNITYLVFRTFGDFDIKVKNIITLQPLLEIAIAYIPIPGKSGAAEAGFYLMFQGIFSSEKLIYGVILWRVVTYYSRIIVGGLITLIDKIYIKEQKRI; this comes from the coding sequence ATGAAAAAAAATCTAATGAACTTTTTATTTGTTTTTATGGTATTGTTAATATCCATATATATATTATTTTCTAGTAAAGACATAACACAGTTAAAAGACATATTAGATAAATCTAATAAAGTGTATATATTATTATCTTTATTATCTATGATAATATTTTGGATATTAGATGGTCAAATTCTATTTAATGTAATTAAGATGATGGGAATAGAATTTAGATATATATATGCTATTAAAACTATTTTTGTAGGTCAGTACTTTATGAGTATAACACCATTTTCCAGTGGAGGACCTCCAGCCTTAATATATTCTTTAAAAAAACATGGTGTTAAGGTATGGGATGGTTCAATAATTATTTTAGTAAAGTATATAATTAATGAAATAGCCTTGGGAATATTTATAGTTATAGGATATATGTATAATAAAAACATTCTGGATAGTGAATTAAAATATATAAAACCTTTTATACTATTTGGAATTGTGGTTTCTATAATTATAGGATTTTTTATTTTAATCAACTTTCTCAATACAGAATTCACAGAAAGGCTCATAAAGTATTTATTATCTTTTATGAAAAAAATAGGTCTTAGTAAGAAAAAGAAAATGATTTCTAAAATTGAACATACTGTTGAAGAATACAAGATATCGGTAGAAAAGATTAAGAATACAAGAAAAATAGTTATTAAGATTGTTATATTAAATATATTAAAACTATTGATATATTATAATATTACATATCTAGTTTTTAGAACTTTTGGTGATTTTGATATAAAAGTGAAAAATATAATAACTTTACAGCCCCTATTAGAAATAGCAATAGCATATATACCTATACCTGGGAAAAGTGGTGCAGCAGAAGCAGGATTCTATTTGATGTTTCAAGGAATTTTTTCTTCTGAAAAGCTAATATACGGAGTGATTTTGTGGAGAGTGGTGACTTATTATTCAAGGATAATAGTTGGAGGATTAATAACATTGATAGATAAGATATATATAAAGGAACAAAAAAGAATTTAA